Below is a genomic region from Streptomyces sp. NBC_00461.
GGGACGACGCCGCCCGAGGAGCCGGGGTCGGCGGGCGGATCGCTGCTGCGATGCGCGCTCGCCTGGTGGGTGTCGGCGTTCCTCGGGCTGGTGTCGCTGATGTTCTACGTGCTGGTGGCGTGGCTGCCGCAGATCATGCACGCGAACGGCTACACACCCGGGCAGGCCGGGCTGATGATGTCGGTGATGCTGACCATCGGCATCCCGCTCGGCTTCGTCGTCCCCGTCGTGGCCGCCCGGATGCGCAACCAGCGGCTCCTCGTGGTCGCCGTGGTCGTGGCGAAACCGGTCTCCCTCGCGGGTCTGCTGCTGGCCCCCGCCTACGGCTGGGTGTGGGTGTGCCTGCTCGGTGCGGCGACCGGCAGCGCCTTCCCGCTGGCCATCACCCTGCTCGGGCTGCGCACGGACGGCGCGCGGTCCGCCGCCGACCTCTCGGGGATGGCGCAGACCGTCGGCTACCTGTTGGCCGGCCTCGGCCCGCTGGCCATCGGGGTGCTCCACGACGTCACCCACGGCTGGCGGGTGCCCGTGGCCGTCCTGATCGCCCTGGTGGTGCCGGAGGCGATCGCGGGCCTGCTCGCCGCCCGCCCCGGCCAGGTACGCTCCAGCGGTCCTCCCGCCGTGGCACGCCGCGGTGTTGGGCGTGTTCGTGTAGGCGTCTGATAACGAAGTGAGGGGCTGACTGTGTCCGGCACAGGATCTTCGACCATACTGCCCGCTGTGGAGCAGCGCATAGGATCGAGCAGCCAGCCCCTGAAGGGCGAGCCCGTGCAGGGCGCCGGGTTCGACCCGGCATTCATCCCCGGGCTCACCTCACCCGCGTCCGAGGAACCGGAGGAGGTCGAGGCGCAAGACGTCGAGTCCGAGGACGAGGACGCCGAGCCCGAGGGAGCGAGGACCGAGGCCGCGGAGCGAGAACCGGCCGCCGACGAGGACTCCGCCGACGGCGAAGCCTCCGCGGACGGCGAGGAGGCTCCCGAGGGCCCCGTCTTCGAGGCCTCCGACCGCCGCGCGAAGATCGTCGCCGACCACAAGGGCGTACGGCTCACCCTGGACGACCAGGAGTGCGAGTTCCGCTGGGACGAGATCGGCGCCGTGGAGACCGAATCCCCGCGCTTCGGCAAGCGGTTCACCATCACCGTCCACACGCCCGACCGCCGCTGGTACCCGATCGAGATCGAGGCGACGGCCCGTGCGCGCTTCGACGAGTGGGAAGAACAGCTGGACGCGGTCCTCGACGCCTACTTCGAAGAAGGCGCTGAGGAAGAGAGCGCCGAGGTAGAGGGCGCTGAGGAAGAAGACACCGCGGCGGCCAAGGACACCGAGGCCAAGGACACCGAGGCCAAGGACGCCTCGGAAGAGGACACCAACTAGCCGCGTCACTGGGGCTTTTCCCCGGTCCGAGGGGCCGGGGCGTGGATCTTTCGGTCGTCGGCCGCGCAGTGTACGCATGCCCGTAACCCGCGCACAGGCCTCCGGCAAAGTGCACTCGCGGGTGTGACCGGCGCGTGCATATATGCCGAAAACCGAGCAGAGTGAAGGTTCGCGCAAGAGGATCCGGGCCCTCCGGATTCTCGACCCCACCCCTCCAGAGGACTGGCTGATCATGGGCGGATCAGCGCCGCGACGGGACCGTCACCTGCCGGTCGAGACGACCAGCTTCGTCGACCGGCGCGGCGAACAGACCGAAGGCCGCGAACTGCTCGCCAGGGCGCGCCTGGTGACGCTGACCGGGCCGGGCGGCGTCGGCAAGACA
It encodes:
- a CDS encoding CynX/NimT family MFS transporter, translated to MKSRLRLIAGLILLTINLRAAITGMPPLVGNVQRALALSGTQVGVLVTLPVLCLGAFAWLAPRLARRFGTRTAVCAALGVLALGAALRALPWPAALFAGTVLSGAGIAIGNVLMPAVVKDHFARRIGLFTGLTMTLMALFGALAAGAAVPLCTAAGWQFALAVWAVPAALAAAVWGLLAAPGAAGAVGTRRGTTPPEEPGSAGGSLLRCALAWWVSAFLGLVSLMFYVLVAWLPQIMHANGYTPGQAGLMMSVMLTIGIPLGFVVPVVAARMRNQRLLVVAVVVAKPVSLAGLLLAPAYGWVWVCLLGAATGSAFPLAITLLGLRTDGARSAADLSGMAQTVGYLLAGLGPLAIGVLHDVTHGWRVPVAVLIALVVPEAIAGLLAARPGQVRSSGPPAVARRGVGRVRVGV